One stretch of Chitinophaga pendula DNA includes these proteins:
- a CDS encoding outer membrane beta-barrel family protein: MRHHRTLTYSLAFSFLAYMPVIAQSHTTMAKDTSTAASAKNLQGVTVTAAAPFIIQRADRIILHVSQRTATAGGNVYEALLLTPALTDQQGLQFRGKQVAVYINGKPTRLSGEELKQYLSSMPANTVDQIHVIPQPSAKYEANGGVVIDIILAKNKSYGTNGTLTAGGGLGNYLRHNGGVSINHRNAQLNVYGSYDYLYNQTATRNSAERFFNKGYTVTDEQNIVDRTSAHTLKAGLDYTFNAHSSAGILVRGVVSERNKDIRNHSLAHYHAGGPDAISLVNADNSAAYVTPTVNLYYKLLTGRRGAALTLNADYFSYEKRWNDDFVTTYRDASGQATAPDYYLRNQSPASNRIQSFSGDYTFKAGKIRYETGIKGVFTRTDNNAQWDIQDKGMWQPDKGKTNHFIYQEDIYAAYASAATSIKKIDLQAGIRLEHTAALGHSLTLAQRDSQRYTDLFPNISIGYNKDDKQQFSLSYRKKIERFGFDIVNPFLVYQSQYVYYQGNPAIKPSYSHNLEAGWAYGNEWMAAVSYSYFTAVLAEVYRKGNDDNTIISTYDNVASANQLSTDLTYTKYLLSNKLMSSNTIGGLYAKYNAPDNTGLGSASFGGFVSSNNQYQLASRWQAEMNLFYYSPIIFGAYRFQSQFSMGLGVSANVLQKKATVSLHVTDLFHTNKRRYTVNSYGVYFNNRSMPETRFIKIAFSYRFGNKNVKAAKNKKTGIDDVKRRMES, translated from the coding sequence ATGAGACATCATCGTACACTGACCTACTCCCTGGCCTTTTCTTTTCTTGCCTATATGCCTGTTATTGCTCAATCCCATACGACTATGGCAAAGGATACGTCCACAGCTGCCTCTGCCAAAAATCTGCAAGGTGTGACTGTTACGGCAGCAGCACCTTTCATCATTCAACGGGCGGACCGGATCATTCTGCATGTATCTCAACGTACTGCTACCGCAGGCGGCAATGTCTATGAAGCTCTCCTGCTCACTCCTGCACTGACGGATCAGCAAGGGCTACAGTTCAGGGGCAAACAGGTGGCCGTATATATCAACGGTAAGCCTACACGACTCAGCGGAGAGGAGTTAAAACAATACTTATCTTCTATGCCAGCTAATACGGTAGATCAGATACATGTGATCCCTCAGCCCTCTGCCAAATATGAAGCAAATGGCGGTGTCGTGATCGATATCATACTCGCCAAGAATAAAAGCTATGGTACCAACGGTACGTTGACCGCAGGTGGGGGCCTGGGTAATTACCTGCGACATAATGGAGGTGTCAGCATCAATCATCGCAATGCGCAGCTCAATGTATACGGTAGTTATGATTATCTGTATAACCAGACGGCTACCCGTAATAGTGCTGAACGCTTTTTCAATAAGGGCTATACTGTTACCGATGAGCAAAACATTGTAGACCGTACGTCTGCGCATACATTGAAAGCCGGGCTTGATTATACTTTTAATGCACACAGCAGTGCGGGCATACTAGTGAGAGGCGTAGTCAGTGAGCGTAATAAAGACATCCGCAACCATTCGCTGGCCCATTATCATGCAGGGGGTCCGGATGCTATTTCTCTTGTCAACGCGGATAATTCGGCCGCTTATGTGACACCTACCGTTAACTTATACTATAAGTTGCTGACCGGTCGAAGAGGTGCGGCGTTAACGTTAAATGCGGACTATTTCAGTTATGAGAAACGTTGGAATGATGATTTTGTAACTACCTATCGTGATGCCAGTGGTCAGGCAACGGCTCCTGATTATTATCTAAGAAATCAATCTCCCGCTAGTAACCGTATACAGTCGTTTTCTGGGGATTATACTTTCAAAGCAGGTAAGATCCGTTATGAGACGGGTATCAAGGGGGTATTCACCCGTACTGACAATAATGCACAATGGGATATACAAGATAAGGGGATGTGGCAACCAGATAAGGGTAAAACCAATCATTTTATTTATCAAGAGGATATTTATGCGGCTTATGCATCTGCTGCTACTTCTATCAAAAAGATCGATCTTCAGGCAGGCATCCGGTTGGAGCATACTGCGGCCCTGGGTCATTCACTGACGCTGGCGCAACGTGATTCACAACGTTATACGGACTTATTTCCCAACATTAGCATTGGTTATAATAAAGATGACAAGCAGCAATTTTCTTTGTCTTACCGTAAAAAGATCGAGCGATTTGGATTTGACATTGTCAATCCTTTCCTGGTGTACCAAAGCCAATATGTTTATTATCAGGGCAATCCTGCGATCAAGCCCTCTTATTCTCATAATTTGGAGGCTGGATGGGCGTATGGCAATGAGTGGATGGCCGCTGTTAGTTATAGTTATTTTACTGCTGTGCTGGCAGAAGTATACAGAAAGGGTAACGACGACAATACGATTATCAGCACATATGATAATGTGGCCAGTGCCAACCAGTTGAGTACCGATCTTACCTATACGAAATACCTGCTGTCGAATAAATTAATGAGCAGCAACACCATTGGCGGCCTATATGCAAAGTACAATGCACCTGATAACACGGGACTGGGCAGCGCTTCGTTCGGTGGATTTGTAAGCAGTAATAATCAATACCAGCTTGCATCACGCTGGCAGGCGGAAATGAATTTGTTTTACTATAGTCCGATCATCTTTGGTGCTTATCGTTTCCAATCACAATTTTCTATGGGATTAGGCGTTTCTGCCAATGTATTGCAAAAGAAAGCGACGGTGAGTTTGCATGTGACAGATCTGTTCCATACGAATAAGCGCCGGTATACGGTTAACTCTTATGGGGTTTACTTTAACAATCGCAGTATGCCGGAGACCAGATTTATCAAGATCGCCTTTAGTTACCGATTTGGTAATAAAAATGTAAAGGCTGCTAAGAACAAGAAAACAGGTATCGATGACGTTAAAAGGAGGATGGAAAGTTAA
- a CDS encoding helix-turn-helix domain-containing protein — protein sequence MNIGQQILFLLSALGAVNAIILSLYLFFNKKKRSLSTIFLGILLLTLSLRVIKSVFIYFNPQLDKILVQIGLTACFFIGPSLYYFVRSVLGKVERMPRSWKWSLGLQAGLIFLIGVIWPYSIYLKVWKVMAYVIYVQWFAYVVASGYAVWPSLKLFFTDRSLLTGAARYALMVYSGNTIIFAFYLAAIIFLMRDIYIMGPVSLTFLLYLNIVMLFFGKGLDNNNAGKVEKKKIATDDALLWIDRLEKVIGEKALYKDPNLKLHELAQHINISAHQLSQLLNDNIGKSFSTYINEYRIREACRLITSSDHLTIEAIGYEVGYNSKSTFYTAFKKVMDTTPSLYKEGLAKII from the coding sequence ATGAATATTGGACAGCAAATATTGTTTCTTTTGAGTGCGCTGGGAGCTGTGAATGCCATTATCCTCAGTCTTTATCTTTTCTTTAATAAAAAGAAAAGATCTCTTTCCACTATTTTTCTAGGTATCTTATTACTGACGCTTAGCCTGCGGGTGATCAAATCTGTTTTTATATATTTTAATCCGCAGCTTGATAAGATCCTGGTACAGATAGGGCTGACGGCCTGTTTTTTTATAGGGCCTTCGCTATATTATTTTGTGAGGTCTGTGCTAGGTAAGGTGGAGCGGATGCCGAGATCTTGGAAATGGAGTTTAGGTCTTCAGGCAGGTCTTATTTTTTTGATAGGTGTTATCTGGCCTTATTCGATCTATCTGAAGGTATGGAAGGTCATGGCATATGTTATTTATGTACAATGGTTTGCCTATGTAGTGGCTAGTGGTTATGCGGTATGGCCTTCGCTTAAGCTCTTTTTTACGGACCGTTCTCTGCTTACGGGAGCAGCGCGATATGCGTTAATGGTCTATTCGGGGAATACGATCATTTTTGCCTTTTATTTGGCGGCGATCATTTTTCTCATGCGTGATATATACATTATGGGGCCGGTGTCGCTTACCTTCCTGCTGTATTTAAATATCGTGATGTTGTTTTTTGGTAAGGGGCTTGATAACAATAATGCAGGCAAAGTGGAAAAGAAAAAGATCGCCACGGATGATGCCCTTTTGTGGATAGACCGTTTGGAGAAGGTGATCGGGGAAAAGGCGTTGTATAAAGACCCCAACCTGAAGTTGCATGAGCTGGCGCAACACATTAATATTTCTGCCCATCAGTTATCTCAACTATTGAATGATAATATTGGGAAAAGTTTTTCTACCTACATTAATGAGTATCGTATCCGGGAAGCTTGCCGGTTGATTACGAGCAGTGATCATCTGACCATAGAAGCTATCGGGTATGAGGTAGGGTATAATTCGAAGTCTACATTCTATACTGCTTTCAAAAAAGTGATGGATACCACCCCTTCTCTGTACAAGGAGGGTTTAGCCAAAATCATCTAA